The following are encoded together in the Proteiniphilum saccharofermentans genome:
- a CDS encoding ADP-ribosylglycohydrolase family protein: protein MKNIFKTAIMWSVLMITLSCNTGHSEKNEVTISKSELLDKIKGGWAGQVIGCTYGGPTEFRWNGTMIDDHIAIPWDDTRMLWYYKNSPGLYDDIYMDLTFVDVFEKHGLDAPDSLHALAFAHAEYPLWHANQAARYNILNGIMPPASGHWKNNPHADDIDFQIEADFAGLMSPGMVNSAAAICDRIGHIMNYGDGFYGGIYVAAMYSLAFVHNDIEFIVEEALKTIPAESEFYQCIADVIKWYKNNPDDWKSAWFEAQKKWTHDKGCPDGVFMPFNIDAKINAAYIVIGLLYGKGDYGATIDISTRCGYDSDCNPANAAGILGTMIGYSNIPDYWMQGIEKVEDMNFQYTEMSLNKVYDIGFRHAAEMIKRNGGIENDDSFIIRYQVPQTVPLETGFEGIYPTERKDISTRLTEQNNEISFGITGCGFVLTGYASAQNNQENNALEADLYIDNNFIETIKMPTLSLVRRHDVAWNYDLSEGEHTITLKTRNIPDGYHINIRELIVYSSKNPGKHVYF from the coding sequence ATGAAGAACATCTTTAAAACAGCCATAATGTGGTCGGTACTTATGATTACATTATCCTGCAATACGGGCCATTCAGAAAAAAATGAAGTAACGATTTCCAAAAGTGAACTTCTGGACAAGATCAAAGGCGGTTGGGCCGGACAGGTGATCGGATGCACCTACGGCGGTCCGACTGAGTTTCGTTGGAACGGTACAATGATTGACGACCATATAGCTATTCCATGGGATGACACCCGGATGTTGTGGTATTATAAAAATTCTCCGGGTCTATATGATGACATATATATGGATTTGACTTTTGTGGATGTTTTTGAAAAGCATGGTCTTGATGCACCCGACTCTTTGCATGCACTGGCATTTGCCCATGCTGAGTATCCTCTTTGGCATGCCAATCAGGCTGCACGTTATAATATACTTAACGGTATAATGCCTCCTGCTTCCGGGCATTGGAAAAATAACCCGCACGCCGACGATATCGATTTTCAGATTGAGGCTGATTTCGCGGGATTGATGTCCCCGGGTATGGTGAATTCGGCCGCTGCCATCTGTGACAGGATTGGCCACATCATGAATTACGGAGATGGCTTTTATGGCGGAATTTATGTGGCTGCGATGTATTCCCTGGCCTTTGTTCACAATGATATTGAATTTATAGTGGAAGAGGCTTTGAAGACTATCCCGGCCGAAAGTGAATTTTATCAATGCATAGCAGATGTAATTAAATGGTATAAAAACAATCCTGACGACTGGAAATCGGCATGGTTCGAAGCGCAGAAAAAATGGACACATGATAAAGGATGTCCCGACGGGGTTTTTATGCCGTTCAATATCGATGCCAAGATCAATGCAGCCTACATTGTAATCGGATTACTTTACGGCAAAGGCGATTACGGTGCAACAATAGATATAAGTACAAGGTGCGGCTATGATTCGGACTGTAATCCGGCCAATGCTGCCGGAATTCTGGGCACAATGATAGGATACAGCAATATCCCCGACTATTGGATGCAGGGTATTGAAAAAGTGGAAGATATGAACTTCCAATATACGGAAATGTCCCTTAATAAGGTGTATGATATAGGATTCCGCCATGCTGCCGAAATGATTAAAAGAAACGGAGGCATTGAGAATGACGATTCATTTATTATCCGGTACCAGGTTCCCCAAACAGTTCCTCTGGAGACAGGTTTTGAAGGGATTTATCCTACTGAAAGGAAAGATATAAGTACCCGGTTAACTGAGCAAAACAATGAAATTTCATTTGGTATAACCGGTTGTGGTTTTGTTCTCACAGGATATGCTTCAGCACAAAACAACCAGGAAAATAATGCGTTGGAAGCTGATCTTTATATTGATAACAATTTTATCGAAACGATAAAGATGCCAACACTGTCTCTTGTTCGCAGACATGATGTGGCATGGAACTATGACCTTTCCGAAGGTGAACATACTATAACATTAAAAACAAGGAATATTCCCGATGGTTACCATATTAATATAAGGGAACTCATTGTGTATTCCAGTAAAAATCCGGGAAAACA